The following proteins are co-located in the Cutaneotrichosporon cavernicola HIS019 DNA, chromosome: 3 genome:
- the CDC8 gene encoding uncharacterized protein (Thymidylate kinase), with the protein MPRGALIVLEGLDRSGKSTQVDRLVARLNAEGHRARLHKFPDRTTAIGKMIDAYLRSATDLDDRAIHLLFSANRWECHAAIEKDLADGITVVADRYAFSGIAFSAAKGLDFTYCLSPDTGLPLPDTTLYLTLSPETAAQRGAYGAERYENVDTQKAVRAQFAKVAKEVARRHGDARWVEVSAEGSVEEVERDIWGVVEDVVRRVKDEPVGRLWE; encoded by the exons ATGCCCCGCGGCGCTctcatcgtcctcgaaGGATTAGACCGCTCTGGCAAGTCGACACAGGTCGACCGCCTCGTTGCACGCCTTAATGCCGAGGGACATCGTGCGCGCCTGCACAAATTTCCAG ACCGCACCACCGCCATCGGAAAGATGATCGACGCGTATCTCCGTTCTGCGACTGACCTTGACGACCGCGCGATCCACCTTCTCTTCTCGGCGAACCGGTGGGAGTGCCA CGCCGCCATAGAGAAAGACCTCGCGGACGGCATCACAGTCGTCGCAGACCGCTACGCCTTCTCCGGCATCGCCTTCTCTGCCGCCAAA ggCCTCGACTTCACCTACTGCCTGTCCCCTGACACGggcctccccctccccgacACGACGCTGTATCTCACCCTCTCTCCTGAGACAGCGGCACAGCGCGGCGCATACGGTGCCGAGCGGTACGAGAATGTGGACACGCAGAAAGCCGTCCGTGCCCAGTTCGCGAAAGTCGCGAAAGAGGTTGCGCGGCGACACGGCGACGCACGATGGGTAGAGGTCAGCGCGGAAGggagcgtcgaggaggtcgagcgcgataTTTGGGGGGTTGTGGAGGACGTCGTGCGGCGCGTGAAGGACGAACCGGTTGGGAGGTTGTGGGAGTAG
- a CDS encoding uncharacterized protein (Ribonuclease-III-like) has translation MSTSCVRALSAAPRAALRTNRRPRCSRALATEAPTPTAATSAPPPKPKAPLYPAVLPAERGKLSGDEASAYLSSILSLPAGTFPPELALQILTHKSYRFAHRLAHPPPYTEAEMAQSQVSHNARLGFVGRRALAAYMAMFVHSSMPTTNAVYAADFLRGKDIAGKLDALRHQNNLGRVVGDRWQLGEVMRWDQNETGREGGYSKVKGLTVEAVIGGVFTHLGSPAAQRAYHLHILPLLQEQLRDPALIEAAERVRNSAQGLGGVVS, from the exons ATGTCGACTTCGTGTGTGCGCGCGCTCTCTGCCGCGCCCCGCGCAGCCCTTAGGACCAACAGGAGGCCACGATGCT ctcgcgcgctcgcgaccgAGGCTCCTACGCCAACTGCCGCGACGTCtgcaccgccacccaagccGAAGGCTCCCCTCTACCCCGCCGTGCTGCCCGCTGAGCGCGGCAAGctgagcggcgacgaggcgtcCGCCTACCTTTCATCTATCCTTTCCTTGCCCGCCGGAACGTTCCCCCCCGAGCTCGCACTCCAGATCTTGACCCACAAGTCGTACCGCTTCGcgcaccgcctcgcccacccCCCTCCCTATACCGAGGCTGAGATGGCACAGTCGCAGGTCTCGCACAACGCCCGGCTGGGCTTTGTTGGCCGCCGTGCACTCGCAGCCTACATGGCCATGTTTGTGCACTCGTCCATGCCGACCACGAATGCCGTGTACGCTGCCGACTTTTTGCGCGGAAAGGACATTGCGGGGAAACTCGACGCATTGCGGCACCAGAACAACCTTGGCCGTGTGGTCGGTGACCGGtggcagcttggcgaggtgatGCGCTGGGATCAGAACGAG actGGCCGTGAGGGTGGATACTCAAAGGTCAAGGGCCTGACAGTCGAGGCGGTTATAGGAGGCGTGTTTACGCACCTTGGTtcgccggcggcgcagcgcgcATACCACCTGCACATTCTGCCGCTGCTGCAGGAGCAGCTGCGCGACCCCGCACTCATTGAGGCTGCCGAGCGGGTGCGCAACAGCGCACAGGGACTTGGCGGCGTCGTTTCGTAG
- a CDS encoding uncharacterized protein (Pfam:DUF2424), whose amino-acid sequence MPAYGTTSVAFAAGPTIVSTFLSHCVTWPTRRRPRNAKSSSVSPTSLETLPGNQLRYEEGLNVIRRFLDFASRHGVEEVQGFTAQPVPVPRWVRRKVVTIPESLIADAADILTRHLESYGPDGKGLKLVGGGKWWQVRGRVLEGEWIEMRKDYEKRKEVKRMKRKSWIGSFRGRSGAVKDDSGGEVVGDRVILYIHGGAFFFSSLDMHRYQIQRHARKAGARAFVPNYRLSPQYPFPCGLQDSIAAYLYLIDPPPGHHMPIAPENIIFMGDSAGGGMCLSLLVVIREMGLPMPAAASLMSPWVDLTHSMPSIMEWDGGDYIPSVGFHYKPSEVWPPIPGDGIKVELDGKDVTVDDQIQLYCPNTLITHPLVSPINNGSLGGLCPLYISVGGAELLRDEIIYVAHKASHPTLYPPSEATLAEYPNEAALVDKYPPTYVEMQVFEGACHVATTLAWTRSAKQIFRGTANFNIWAFKDAAQSRGSRAMPSRANSAPDSAQEMGLSMSSLGTTVAPPEPSRHSSTASEPIWAVWKRKRSVDVSILNGGKDTQTSPLSERAPGPLASEPTSLPMSRGNSGSETDLEEGPPTSSDEEPTTPTGVHFQHTQHPVREHIRVRGLRPAWVDSHLVAERVSIHGRITPMEQDGIPALDPTLRPHIGRVTSAGPIQTWINKRAVWDKKYAKELKKYRDLRAADREEAEKQGFLTRDLAGDRPPLAALAGLANPDLAKRVGKSVDAPTHRESKAIALWAHLAEKPDVDAVNRERKSGEEDSATMEKRSEAGRSPAQRASVALSRRSVDLGRRSVDKERRSSDMGRGSVDGWASGDGHKIVDGRMPDSEETVKEQPTSTLDVKPDKDLETKLQRLAV is encoded by the exons ATGCCTGCCTACGGCACGACCAGCGTTGCCTTTGCCGCAGGTCCCACCATTGTCTCCACATTCCTCTCCCACTGTGTTACTTGGCCAACAAGGCGTAGACCCCGGAATGCTAAATCTTCCTCGGTTTCCCCAACAAGCCTCGAGACGCTCCCCGGCAACCAGCTGCGCTACGAGGAGGGCCTCAATGTCATCCGCCGCTTCCTCGACTTTGCAAGCCGCCACGGTGTCGAGGAAGTCCAGGGCTTCACTGCGCAGCCGGTGCCCGTTCCGC GATGGGTGCGGCGCAAGGTAGTCACCATCCCCGAATCCTTGATCGCAGATGCAGCAGACATCCTCACGCGCCACCTCGAGTCGTACGGCCCCGACGGAAAGGGACTGAAgcttgtcggcggcggcaagtgGTGGCAGGTTCGCGGGCGGGTGCTAGAGGGCGAGTGGATCGAG ATGCGCAAGGACTATGAGAAACGCAAGGAGGTGAAGCGCATGAAGCGCAAAAGCTGGATAGGTTCATTCCGGGGCCGCTCGGGAGCGGTCAAGGATGACAGCGGAGGAGAGGTCGTCGGGGACCGCGTCATCCTCTACATCCACGGAGGTGCattcttcttctcctcgctgGACATGCACAGATACCAGATCCAGCGGCATGCACGCAAAGCGGGTGCTCGCGCTTTTGTGCCAAACTACCGCCTCAGTCCTCAATATCCTTTC CCCTGCGGCCTCCAAGATTCGATTGCTGCGTACTTGTATCTCATCGACCCGCCCCCGGGACATCACATGCCAATCGCGCCCGAGAACATCATCTTCATGGGAGActcggccggcggcggcatgTGTTTGTCGCTGCTGGTCGTGATCCGCGAGATGGGTCTTCCCATGCCTGCGGCTGCCAGTCTCATGTCGCCATGGGTTGATCTGACCCACTCTATGCCAAGTATCATGGAATGGGACGGTGGAGACTACATTCCTAGCGTCGG CTTCCATTACAAGCCCAGCGAAGTCTGGCCACCGATTCCTGGAGATGGGATAAAGGTTGAGCTGGACGGCAAGGATGTTACTGTCGACGACCAGATCCAGCTCTACTG TCCAAACACACTCATCACCCACCCACTTGTCTCTCCCATAAACAATGGATCTCTTGGTGGCCTGTGTCCTCTATACATCTCAGTAggtggcgccgagctcctaCGCGACGAAATCATCTACGTGGCGCACAAGGCCTCCCACCCCACGCTCTACCCGCCGTCGGAGGCGACCCTCGCCGAGTACCCCAACGAGGCCGCCCTCGTGGACAAGTACCCGCCAACCTATGTCGAGATGCAAGTGTTCGAGGGTGCATGTCACGTTGCTACCACACTCGCGTGGACGCGCAGTGCCAAGCAAATCTTTAGAGGGACAGCAAA CTTCAACATTTGGGCGTTCAAGGACGCAGCGCAGAGCCGCGGCTCGCGAGCCATGCCGTCGAGGGCAAATAGCGCGCCCGACTCAGCACAGGAGATGGGCCTCTCAATGAGCTCTCTGGGCACGACCGTAGCCCCGCCAGAGCCCTCACGACATAGTAGCACTGCATCGGAACCTATCTGGGCAGTTTGGAAGCGGAAGCGCTCGGTGGACGTGTCGATTCTTAATGGTGGGAAGGACACACAGACTTCACCACTCTCTGAACGCGCTCCAGGGCCATTGGCGAGCGAACCCACATCTCTTCCCATGTCGCGAGGCAATTCGGGCTCTGAAACGGACTTGGAGGAGGggccgccgacctcgagcgaTGAAGAGCCCACAACGCCAACTGGTGTACACTTCCAGCACACCCAGCATCCTGTTCGAGAGCACATCCGGGTCCGGGGCTTGCGGCCAGCATGGGTGGACAGTCACTTAGTGGCGGAGCGTGTGAGCATACACGGACGCATCACGCCGATGGAGCAGGACGGCATCCCGGCACTCGACCCAACATTACGGCCTCACATCGGGCGGGTCACGAGTGCAGGACCGATCCAGACGTGGATCAACAAGCGGGCCGTCTGGGACAAGAAGTACGCCAAAGAGTTGAAGAAGTATCGCGACCTGCGGGCGGCcgaccgcgaggaggccgagaagcagGGTTTCCTGACCCGCGATCTTGCTGGCGATCGCCCGCCACTGGCCGCGCTGGCCGGCCTCGCGAaccccgacctcgccaagcggGTAGGCAAGAGCGTCGACGCACCGACGCATCGCGAGTCCAAGGCCATAGCTCTATGggcccacctcgccgagaaACCTgatgtcgacgccgtcaacCGCGAGCGGAAgagtggtgaggaggacagCGCGACCATGGAGAAGCGGAGCGAGGCGGGTCGCAGTCCTGCGCAGCGCGCTAGTGTCGCGCTATCTCGCCGGTCTGTCGACCTTGGACGGCGGAGTGTTGACAAGGAGCGCAGGAGCTCGGACATGGGCCGCGGAAGCGTCGACGGGTGGGCAAGCGGTGATGGTCACAAGATTGTCGACGGACGGA TGCCGGACAGC GAGGAGACGGTCAAGGAACAGCCGACCAGCACTCTCGACGTCAAGCCGGACAAAGATCTCGAAACCAAGCTCCAGCGCCTGGCCGTCTAG
- a CDS encoding uncharacterized protein (F-box-like), with product MPKRARSPDAHPSKRARASRGLLPLFELDELFLRVLGHLAPADLARAQGVSRRWAAIAVDPQLWKRLYLARYPHPHHRVSVSRSVSGGSTPLRPLARLPSRAFPAPSPSPSPAPEERWQDAEARHDGVDWKLMMRLGTNWSNGAVLAEARVPLPPSPASQTREDPGDVHAQHLALFPSFICASNPTSPLVHVYASLPGSPLGIIPPPPGWSSPHRPDYVSAIAADQAVISREGAALPARLAILYASGGFAIVRLRLSDGRLHWSRETVWARRTRPPRRGGAADDPVVLASMHHPALVTCTKGFVLSVYSLAGSEPALLNSLRSDLAFDEEKIVGLVAGPTGDVMRVWSFG from the exons ATGCCGAAGCGAGCCCGGTCTCCTGATGCGCATCCGTCGAAACGGGCGCGGGCTTCGAGAGGTCTCCTCCCGCTCTTTGAACTGGACGAGCTATTCCtgcgcgtccttggccaTCTCGCACCGGCtgacctcgcccgcgcgCAGGGCGTTTCGCGGCGTTGGGCTGCAATCGCCGTAGACCCACAGCTCTGGAAGCGCCTCTACCTCGCGCGATATCcacatcctcatcatcgcGTGTCTGTGTCGCGCAGTGTGAGCGGAGGTAGCACCCCTCTGCGCCCTCTCGCCCGCCTTCCGAGCCGCGCGTTCCCGGCGCCTAgtccctcgccctccccggCGCCCGAGGAGCGATGGCAGGATGCGGAGGCGCGTCACGACGGCGTGGATTGGAAGCTCATGATGCGGCTGGGCACGAACTG gtcgAACGGAGCAGTGCTCGCCGAAGCGCGCGTACCCCTTCCACCGTCGCCGGCCTCTCAAACAAGAGAAGACCCCGGCGACGTCCATGCCCAACACCTAGCCCTATTCCCAAGCTTCATCTGCGCATCCAACCCAACCTCCCCCCTCGTACACGTTTACGCATCTCTACCCGGTTCACCACTCGGCATCATTCCCCCTCCACCGGGCTGGTCGTCCCCCCACCGGCCAGACTATGTATCTGCCATCGCGGCGGACCAGGCGGTCATCTCGCGCGAGGGTGCGGCGCTCCCGGCCCGCCTTGCTATCCTATATGCGTCAGGCGGGTTTGCGATTGTGCGCCTTCGCCTTTCTGACGGACGGCTGCATTGGTCCCGTGAGACTGTTTGGGCCCGGCGcactcgcccgcctcgccgtgGCGGGGCTGCGGACGATCCCGTCGTCCTGGCCAGCATGCACCACCCCGCGCTGGTGACTTGTACGAAGGGATTCGTGTTGTCCGTGTACAGCCTCGCCGGGAGTGAACCTGCGCTCCTCAATTCGTTGCGAAGCGAC CTTGCGTTTGATGAGGAAAAGATTGTTGGGCTCGTCGCCGGGCCGACAGGCGACGTAATGCGTGTATGGAGCTTTGGATAA
- the PRO1 gene encoding uncharacterized protein (Glutamate 5-kinase) yields MASSNPSQHLQQDMGKPTVTIATPTPTKTSRSQSRSRPNTRPSSPDNGNGSAISKSKTPTMTIVIKLGTSSIVAAKPPYPPRLQLLSSVVETVVKLRAQGHRVVLVSSGAIGVGLRHMGLKDRGKGLSRKQALAAIGQGQLIALWDNLFAQLDQPIAQILLTRADISDRTRYLNAQNTFSELLNMGVVPIVNENDTVSVSEIKFGDNDTLSAISSNIVHADYLFLLTDVDCMYTDNPRVNPNAKAVRVVKDVTEIRKQVSTATLGTSLGTGGMETKLIAAELATAAGVTTVVMNSTKVEDIFGIISSGPGPNRNADATEHLETGPLCTRFLRHAKALKDRKWWIAHGLHSAGTVVIDEGAYRAVGRRESGGRLLPAGVVRVEGPFASHQAVRIVVRRKKRFPPPPLLTYPESEAVTPSRMSPDGGPSSMDMDYMASPLAKTVITAAAASIGSVGSVGSVGSSPDSAPQPGTPLIYPTLSLSSSVASLDPLSRTAPTSPAMRAVTDRLAVTSITGELQSNDADVGAAVASAAAAVNATPVEDEWEEVEVGKGLAQYNSLEIERIKGMKSRHIEQVLGYSESEHVVDSIALL; encoded by the exons ATGGCATCATCCAATCCCTCTCAACATCTTCAACAAGACATGGGCAAGCCTACCGTCACCATTGCGACTCCCACTCCGACAAAGACGTCCAGGAGCCAGTCCAGGAGTCGTCCTAACACACGCCCATCCTCTCCAGATAATGGCAATGGCAGCGCAATCTCCAAGTCCAAGACTCCCACCATGACCATTGTCATCAAGCTCG gcacctcgtccatcgtCGCAGCAAAGCCCCCATATCCCCCACGTCTCCAGCTGCTCTCGAGTGTCGTCGAAACCGTTGTCAAGCTCCGCGCGCAGGGACACCGAGTCGTACTCGTGTCCTCGGGTGCTATTGGCGTCGGTCTCCGGCACATGGGACTCAAGGACCGCGGCAAGGGCCTCAGCCGCAAGCAGGCCCTCGCGGCTATTGGACAGGGCCAGCTCATCGCCCTCTGGGACAACCTCtttgcgcagctcgaccaGCCCATTGCCCAGATCCTCCTCACACGAGCCGACATTAGCGAC CGCACGCGCTATCTCAATGCCCAGAACACGTTCAGCGAGCTGCTCAACATGGGTGTTGTCCCAATCGTCAACGAGAACGACACTGTCTCCGTCTCG GAAATCAAGTTTGGTGACAACGACACCctctcggccatctcgtccaACATTGTCCATGCAGACtacctcttcctcctcacggATGTCGACTGCATGTACACTGACAACCCTCGCGTTAACCCCAATGCAAAAGCGGTCCGGGTGGTCAAGGACGTCACCGAGATCCGGAAGCAGG tgtcgacggcgacccTTGGGACATCCTTGGGGACAGGTGGCATGGAGACAAAGCTCAttgcggccgagctcgctaCGGCGGCAGGCGTCACCACCGTGGTCATGAACAGCACCAAGGTAGAGGACATCTTTGGGATTATCTCCAGCGGCCCCGGCCCGAACCGCAACGCAGATGCCACGGAGCACTTGGAAACGGGTCCACTGTGCACGCGTTTCCTGCGGCACGCAAAGGCGTTGAAAGA ccgcAAGTGGTGGATCGCGCACGGCCTGCACTCGGCCGGAACTGTGGtcatcgacgagggcgcTTACCGTGCCGTCGGCAGGCGTGAATCTGGCGGCCGTCTTCTCCCGGCTGGTGTTGTGCGCGTTGAGGGTCCCTTTGCGAGTCACCAGGCAGTTCGTATCGTCGTGCGGCGCAAGAAGCgcttcccccctcccccgctcCTCACGTAccccgagagcgaggcggtgaCGCCATCCAGAATGTCGCCAGATGGTGGTCCCTCATCCATGGACATGGACTACATGGCCTCCCCCCTCGCCAAGACGGTGATCACTGCCGCAGCCGCGAGCATCGGCAGTGTCGGTAGTGTCGGCAGTGTCGGCAGCTCGCCCGACTCGGCCCCTCAGCCGGGCACCCCTCTGATCTACCCCACtctgtcgctgtcgtcctcCGTTGCGTCGCTTGACCCACTCAGCCGCACCGCTcccacctcgccagccATGCGCGCCGTCACCGACCGCCTGGCCGTGACCAGCATCACTGGCGAGCTGCAGTCTAACGACGCCGATGTCGGCGCGGCTGTTGCGTccgctgctgccgctgTCAACGCAACCCCCGTCGAGGATGAatgggaggaggtcgaggtcggcaagggCCTCGCCCAGTACAACTCGCTCGAGATTGAACGCATCAAGGGCATGAAGAGTCGGCACATTGAGCAGGTGCTCGGATACTCTGAGAgcgagcatgtcgtcgaCTCGATTGCCCTTCTCTAG
- the DED81 gene encoding uncharacterized protein (Asparagine--tRNA ligase) — MASQLPTLYVDEKKGSDTAAKGTQDSPFATPVAAYLSLNLTADKEPLSVCQILTAKVTEDNKTEWVELSGAGKKKLAKGIDAQRKKAAKAAADGERLAKEAAETEARHNALRAEASKVKLVEDSSKPTATLARAKGLPDHTDKRVRLQGWVHRLRKQKTNSFVVLRDASGPLVQLVLAGDCIKTVDALDLTIESTIEITGTVQKVKEGQNAPQGIEVVVDWWKIIGRAPAGDDAFEGRIQADADPSTRADLRHLELRGETATAVMRFRARLLRAFREALDEIEFTEVTPPCMVQTSVEGGSTLFSFDYYGAPAYLTQSSQLYLETVLPSLGNVYCIQESFRAEKSLTRRHLSEYTHFEAELAFIDFKDLLDHLEHIITSVVDKLLQDPVASEILKQLNPGFVPPQTPFMRLDYRDAIKYLNEHGIKKEDGTDHEVGDDIAEAAERKMTDQINRPIMLINFPKHLKSFYMKQIAGDEDYTESVDVLMPNVGEVVGGSMRISDYDELMAGYKREGIPHEPYYWFTDQRKYGTCEHGGYGLGVERLLAWFLDRYTVRECCLYPRYMGRARP, encoded by the exons ATGGCATCCCAACTCCCCACGCTTTACGTGGACGAAAAGAAGGGCTCCGACACGGCTGCAAAGGGCACCCAGGACAGCCCCTTCGCAACCCCCGTCGCCGCCTACCTCtccctcaacctcaccgCCGACAAGGAGCCCCTCAGCGTCTGCCAGATCCTCACCGCCAAGGTGACCGAGGACAACAAGACCGAGTGGGTCGAGCTCTCTGGTGccggcaagaagaagctcgccaagggcatcgacgcgcagcgcaagaaggccgccaaggctgccgcggacggcgagcgcctcgccaaggaggccgccgagaccgaggccCGCCACAACGCACTCCGTGCCGAGGCTTccaaggtcaagctcgtGGAGGACTCCAGCAAGCCCACTGCCACCCTG GCTAGGGCCAAGGGCCTCCCCGACCACACTGACAAGCGTGTCCGTCTCCAGGGCTGGGTGCACCGCTTGCGCAAGCAGAAGACCAACTCTTTCGTTGTGCTCCGTGACGCCTCTGGACCCCTCGTgcagcttgtcctcgccggcgaCTGCATCAAGAcggtcgacgcgctggacCTCACAATTGAGTCGACCATCGAGATCACGGGTACCGTCcagaaggtcaaggagggccAGAACGCGCCGCAGGgcatcgaggtcgttgTCGACTGGTGGAAGATTATCGGGCGCGCACCTGCTGGTGATGACGCTTTCGAGGGCCGCATCCAGGCCGATGCCGACCCATCCACCCGCGCCGACCTGCGTCACCTCGAGCTCCGTGGCGAGACCGCCACGGCTGTGATGCGCTTCCGCGCCCGTCTCCTCCGCGCGTTCCGTGAGGCGTtggacgagatcgagtTCACCGAGGTGACGCCGCCTTGCATGGTGCAGACCTCCGTCGAGGGTGGTTCGaccctcttctccttcgACTACTACGGCGCTCCGGCGTACCTTACCCAGTCCTCGCAGCTCTACCTGGAGACTGTGCTCCCCTCGCTCGGCAACGTGTACTGCATCCAGGAGTCGTTCCGCGCGGAGAAGTCGTTGACGCGCCGCCACTTGTCCGAATACACCCActtcgaggccgagctcgcgttcATCGACTTCAAGGACCTGCTCGACCACCTTGAGCACATCATCACGTCGGTCGTGGACAAGCTCCTTCAGGACCCGGTCGCGTCCGAGATCCTCAAGCAGCTCAACCCCGGCTTCGTGCCTCCCCAGACGCCCTTCATGCGCCTCGACTACCGCGACGCGATCAAGTACCTCAACGAGCACGGgatcaagaaggaggacggAACTGACCACGAGGTCGGAGACGACATTGCTGAGGCGGCTGAGCGCAAGATGACGGACCAGATCAACCGGCCCATCATGCTCATCAACTTCCCCAAGCACCTCAAGTCGTTCTACATGAAGCAGATtgcgggcgacgaggactaCACTGAGTCGGTCGATGTGCTCATGCCgaacgtcggcgaggtcgtcggtGGCTCGATGCGTATCTCGGACTATGACGAGCTCATGGCTGGGTACAAGCGCGAGGGCATCCCGCACGAGCCATACTACTGGTTCACCGACCAGCGCAAGTACGGCACTTGCGAGCACGGCGGCTACggactcggcgtcgagcgcctgctCGCGTGGTTCCTCGACCGCTACACTGTCCGCGAGTGCTGCCTGTACCCGCGTTACATGGGTCGCGCGAGGCCTTAG
- the RIP1 gene encoding uncharacterized protein (Component of the ubiquinol-cytochrome c reductase complex (complex III or cytochrome b-c1 complex), which is a respiratory chain that generates an electrochemical potential coupled to ATP synthesis) — protein sequence MASLTRINLAPTVRTLASGVPAARAAFNLPPQPDHHHAPRADTPAKFATYTANGVSNLRVNANPTGVFNQRRIHTSSRALAGRDQNGVPNMSAYKTSNESSNRTIQYFMVGAIGALSASGAKSMVSDLLSNMSASADVLALAKIEVEMGAIPEGKNLIVKWRGKPVFIRHRTPDEIDEARSVDVKVLRDPETDEERTQRPEWLVMLGVCTHLGCVPIGEAGEYGGWFCPCHGSHYDISGRIRKGPAPLNLEIPEYGFNDAEEKIVVG from the exons ATGGCCTCCCTCACCCGCATCAACCTCGCCCCTACCGTGCGCACCCTCGCGTCCGGTGTTCCggctgcgcgcgccgcaTTCAACCTCCCCCCTCAGCCTgaccaccaccacgcccCTCGCGCCGACACCCCGGCCAAGTTTGCGACCTACACTGCCAACGGCGTGTCTAACCTCCGTGTCAATG ccaaCCCAACAGGCGTGTTCAACCAGCGCCGCATCcacacctcgtcgcgcgcgctcgccggccGCGACCAGAACGGCGTCCCCAACATGAGCGCGTACAAGACGAGCAACGAGTCGTCGAACCGCACCATCCAGTACTTTATGGTCGGCGCCATTGGTGCTCTTTCGGCTTCGGGCGCAAAGTCGATGGTCTCGGACCTTCTTTCCAAcatgtcggcgtcggccgacgtcctcgccctcgccaagatTGAGGTTGAGATGGGTGCCATCCCCGAGG GCAAGAACCTCATTGTCAAGTGGCGCGGAAAGCCCGTCTTCATCCGCCACCGCACCCCCGACGAGATTGACGAGGCGCGCTcggtcgacgtcaaggtgCTCCGTGACCCcgagacggacgaggagcgcacCCAGCGCCCCGAGTGGCTCGTCATGCTTGGCGTCTGCACCCACCTCGGCTGTGTCCCCATCGGCGAGGCTGGCGAGTACGGAGGCTGGTTCTGCCCCTGCCACGGCTCGCACTACGACATCTCGGGCCGTATCCGCAAGGGCCCTGCgccgctcaacctcgagaTTCCCGAGTACGGCTTcaacgacgccgaggagaagattgTCGTCGGTTAG